The Rhodocytophaga rosea genome has a segment encoding these proteins:
- a CDS encoding amidohydrolase family protein, with the protein MTKIAILFTTLLLWFSYGQSQTKVIDMHIHSYTSSDFGEREQATDFYGNKGAINADIHLKETFAAFKKNRIVKAVVSGNPLSVENWSKRDSNNIVIKGILMFSADDYGMDSVKFEQMVKEKRIEIFGEIAPYYIGNTLNDFSWQPYLRICEKYDIPVAIHSAGGDPGGTYSWAPKARLSTSDPFLIEEVLVKYPKLRIYLMHSGESYYENALRLMAYYPQLYSDLGVLLWVEPMDQRYATLFLKAAKESGYLHKVMFGSDQMTWPYAIEKSIKFLNSLTFLTKQDKQDILYNNAAKFLKLK; encoded by the coding sequence ATGACAAAAATTGCAATATTATTTACGACTCTACTTCTATGGTTTTCGTACGGACAATCTCAAACAAAAGTCATTGATATGCACATTCATTCTTACACAAGCAGCGACTTCGGTGAACGAGAACAGGCTACCGATTTTTATGGAAATAAAGGTGCTATTAATGCAGATATACATCTAAAAGAGACCTTTGCTGCATTTAAAAAAAACAGAATTGTAAAGGCTGTAGTAAGCGGTAATCCTCTAAGTGTAGAAAACTGGAGCAAGAGAGATAGTAACAATATTGTTATTAAAGGAATTTTGATGTTTTCGGCAGACGATTATGGTATGGACAGTGTTAAGTTTGAACAAATGGTCAAGGAGAAAAGAATTGAAATATTTGGCGAAATAGCACCTTATTACATAGGCAATACCCTGAATGACTTCAGTTGGCAACCTTATTTACGCATTTGTGAAAAATATGATATACCAGTAGCCATACACAGTGCAGGCGGTGACCCTGGTGGTACATATTCATGGGCACCTAAAGCAAGACTCTCAACAAGTGACCCTTTTTTGATAGAAGAGGTGTTGGTGAAATATCCTAAACTCAGAATTTATCTCATGCACTCAGGAGAAAGCTATTATGAAAATGCACTTAGGCTGATGGCATATTATCCGCAACTTTATTCAGATTTAGGTGTGTTGCTATGGGTAGAGCCAATGGACCAGCGTTACGCCACATTGTTTTTAAAAGCGGCTAAGGAATCAGGGTATTTACACAAAGTTATGTTTGGTTCAGACCAAATGACGTGGCCGTATGCTATTGAAAAATCAATTAAGTTTTTAAATAGCTTGACATTTCTTACTAAGCAGGACAAGCAAGATATACTCTATAATAATGCAGCTAAGTTTTTAAAGCTAAAATAA
- a CDS encoding adenine nucleotide alpha hydrolase family protein, whose protein sequence is MLSLPIAYQTSNTFNEYAEITVLSFGGGQDSTCILYKIIYDPAFRARFVRGHLVVIMSDTGDEHRYTYDYSGHIKQV, encoded by the coding sequence TTGCTTTCTCTACCCATTGCTTATCAGACAAGCAATACATTCAACGAATATGCCGAAATCACTGTACTTTCCTTTGGTGGCGGGCAGGACTCCACTTGCATTTTATATAAGATCATCTATGATCCGGCTTTTAGAGCAAGATTCGTACGGGGTCATTTGGTTGTCATCATGTCTGATACGGGCGATGAACACCGCTATACCTATGATTACTCTGGCCACATTAAGCAGGTATGA
- a CDS encoding SWIM zinc finger family protein: protein MLTLENFETHISSAILQRGKQYYQNQAVVSLEETGEDTWQAEVEGSQTYQVELTLKKGNEITDYFCDCPYDGETCKHTVAVFFALREQMPTMKSKRKEKKSGKNIFENLLQSITAKEYQDFIRTYAQKHKDFKTEFELYFASKDERIDVAKKYVDLISKMIRKHSNRGFIDYRASFTLAREVDKLLGSGSEFISKNNFKDAFTVSRVVLKAMMEAITQSDDSAGNLGGTIFSAVELMGSVAEAEKAAIELKEQMFDFLKEELNNKIYFDYGDFGYQMLDIFQSLAIGLNKSNKFLQFIDAQILQLTGRYDDYRRDTLRTLKIEFLEATGKSGEAQKMVQQNLDIVEVRQGEVNKAIEKKDYIAAKKLIGEGITIAQGKDHPGTVAAWERELLRIAYLEKDTDTIRHYTRHFAFDRGFTLEYYKQWKATYNQQEWKQVIEKYISDTIKWVTDKWANDKNKFWHPLHPPLLQILAPIYIQEGYWERLLALVQKENGLETVLQFHTYLAPHYPDELLQMYLPAFEKYGQKADGRSAYADLARKMIRVMKDIPKGKDKIKAIAQNLKEQFPRRPAMLEELNKVLSN from the coding sequence ATGCTGACATTAGAGAATTTTGAAACACATATTTCCTCTGCCATTCTGCAAAGAGGAAAGCAGTATTATCAAAACCAGGCAGTAGTGTCTCTGGAAGAAACCGGGGAAGATACCTGGCAGGCGGAAGTAGAAGGTTCCCAAACCTATCAGGTAGAGCTTACCCTCAAAAAGGGCAATGAAATCACCGACTATTTCTGCGATTGCCCTTATGATGGCGAAACCTGCAAACATACAGTAGCGGTGTTTTTCGCACTACGGGAGCAGATGCCTACAATGAAAAGCAAGCGGAAAGAAAAAAAGTCCGGAAAAAATATTTTTGAAAACCTGCTGCAAAGCATCACTGCCAAAGAATACCAGGATTTTATCCGCACTTATGCCCAGAAACATAAAGACTTTAAAACGGAATTTGAACTATACTTTGCCTCAAAAGACGAACGCATAGATGTAGCCAAAAAATACGTAGACCTGATTAGTAAAATGATCCGCAAGCATAGCAACCGGGGCTTCATAGACTACCGTGCTTCATTCACTTTGGCAAGAGAAGTAGACAAGTTGCTGGGGAGTGGCTCTGAGTTTATCAGTAAAAATAATTTTAAAGACGCCTTTACCGTAAGCCGGGTAGTGCTGAAAGCCATGATGGAGGCCATTACACAGTCTGATGACTCGGCGGGCAATTTAGGCGGAACCATTTTTAGCGCAGTAGAACTTATGGGCAGCGTGGCTGAGGCAGAAAAAGCGGCTATAGAATTGAAAGAACAGATGTTTGATTTCCTGAAAGAAGAACTTAACAACAAAATTTATTTTGATTACGGAGACTTTGGTTACCAGATGCTGGATATTTTTCAGAGCCTGGCTATTGGGCTGAATAAAAGCAATAAATTTTTGCAATTTATAGATGCACAAATCCTGCAACTCACCGGCCGTTATGATGACTACCGCAGAGATACACTCCGCACACTGAAGATTGAGTTTCTGGAGGCAACCGGCAAGAGTGGAGAAGCTCAAAAAATGGTGCAGCAGAACTTAGATATAGTAGAAGTGCGGCAGGGTGAAGTAAACAAAGCCATTGAGAAGAAAGATTATATAGCGGCCAAAAAGCTGATTGGGGAGGGGATTACTATAGCCCAGGGTAAAGACCATCCGGGAACGGTAGCTGCCTGGGAGCGCGAACTTTTACGTATTGCCTATCTGGAAAAAGACACTGACACTATCAGGCACTATACCAGGCATTTTGCTTTTGACAGGGGATTTACTCTGGAGTATTATAAACAATGGAAAGCAACATACAATCAACAGGAATGGAAGCAGGTCATAGAAAAATACATCAGCGATACCATCAAATGGGTAACAGACAAATGGGCAAACGATAAAAACAAATTCTGGCACCCGCTTCATCCGCCCTTGCTACAGATCCTTGCTCCCATCTATATTCAGGAAGGGTACTGGGAGAGGTTGCTTGCACTGGTGCAAAAAGAAAACGGGCTGGAAACAGTGTTACAGTTTCATACCTATCTGGCTCCTCATTATCCGGATGAATTATTACAAATGTACCTGCCTGCGTTCGAGAAGTACGGACAGAAAGCAGATGGCCGCAGCGCATATGCAGATTTGGCCAGGAAAATGATACGGGTGATGAAAGATATTCCGAAAGGGAAAGATAAAATCAAAGCAATTGCCCAAAATCTCAAAGAGCAATTTCCCCGCCGCCCTGCCATGCTCGAGGAGTTGAACAAAGTTTTGAGTAATTAA
- a CDS encoding ketopantoate reductase family protein, whose translation MDGKKITIIGLGGVGGYFGFKLAYQYKNNPTVKITFVARGETYARVKAEGFTLLSPEHVDPVVRPATIVNDLAQLPESDLILISVKEYDLEQVCLQIKEKIKADTLLLPLMNGVDIYERMRKIITTGVVFPACVYVASHIKEKGVVEHKGNRGKIILGKDPQKKSREPAWVVDVLKESGVDTIYKENAITDIWTKFFFIASFGLVSARYNKPIGQVHKEPEPRARVRAIMGEIQQIAVNKGITIPKNIIELTFEKASTFPYTTPTSLQLDVHTNKAHTELELFAGSIINYGGQLNFPVRETEKIYAEILQLYVN comes from the coding sequence ATGGATGGTAAAAAAATAACCATAATTGGCCTGGGAGGAGTGGGAGGCTATTTTGGATTCAAACTCGCCTATCAGTATAAAAATAATCCCACTGTTAAAATTACCTTCGTTGCCAGGGGAGAAACCTATGCGAGAGTAAAAGCAGAAGGGTTTACTCTGCTTTCCCCTGAGCATGTAGACCCGGTTGTTAGACCTGCTACTATTGTTAATGACCTAGCACAACTCCCGGAGTCAGACCTAATCCTCATTTCTGTAAAAGAATATGACCTGGAACAGGTTTGCCTGCAAATAAAGGAAAAAATAAAGGCGGATACATTACTGCTGCCCTTAATGAACGGGGTGGATATCTATGAAAGAATGAGAAAGATAATCACTACCGGTGTAGTTTTTCCGGCTTGTGTGTATGTAGCCTCTCATATAAAGGAAAAAGGAGTAGTGGAACACAAAGGAAATAGGGGAAAAATCATTCTAGGCAAGGACCCTCAGAAAAAAAGTAGGGAGCCTGCATGGGTGGTGGATGTATTAAAAGAGAGTGGAGTGGATACAATCTATAAAGAGAATGCCATTACCGATATATGGACCAAGTTTTTCTTTATTGCCAGCTTCGGATTAGTATCGGCAAGGTACAACAAACCGATTGGTCAGGTACATAAAGAACCTGAGCCTAGAGCAAGAGTTAGGGCGATCATGGGTGAAATACAACAAATTGCAGTAAACAAAGGAATTACTATCCCTAAAAACATTATTGAACTTACCTTTGAAAAAGCCTCAACTTTTCCATACACTACACCCACCTCCTTGCAGCTTGATGTGCATACGAATAAAGCCCATACTGAATTAGAATTATTTGCCGGATCGATTATAAACTATGGAGGGCAGTTGAACTTTCCAGTAAGAGAAACCGAAAAAATTTATGCAGAAATACTGCAACTTTATGTCAACTAA
- a CDS encoding serine hydrolase domain-containing protein codes for MVWFAQEKRLEDSLRARLTLKNLLTMQPGWEWNDFGPVVNIFINAADPVRFTMDLPFATTPGTQWVYCSAATSVFSAALQKAVKMDLRSFGDKYLFAPAGMKLSAWYKDPAGHWVGASEMHMTSRDLLRFALLYLHHGKVGTKQLLPVSWVKESLSQQAVLDFWDILPGANGYGYYWWRRITNGHQAYIASGAMGQIITIIPDLDMVVVANCLLNGDNRGREEILRIHQFVNQITAK; via the coding sequence TTGGTGTGGTTTGCTCAAGAAAAGCGTCTGGAAGATTCGTTGCGGGCACGGTTGACGTTGAAAAATTTACTAACCATGCAGCCGGGATGGGAGTGGAATGATTTTGGTCCGGTTGTAAATATTTTCATCAATGCGGCCGATCCGGTGCGCTTCACCATGGATTTGCCTTTTGCTACAACGCCCGGCACGCAATGGGTGTATTGTTCGGCAGCCACTTCGGTTTTTAGTGCTGCCTTGCAAAAGGCTGTAAAGATGGATTTGCGTTCGTTTGGCGATAAATACCTGTTTGCGCCAGCCGGCATGAAATTGTCTGCATGGTATAAGGACCCCGCGGGTCATTGGGTGGGTGCTTCGGAAATGCACATGACTTCCCGCGACCTGCTTCGGTTTGCTTTATTGTATCTCCACCATGGCAAGGTTGGCACCAAGCAATTGTTACCTGTGAGTTGGGTAAAAGAATCTTTGTCCCAGCAGGCTGTGCTGGATTTCTGGGATATTCTGCCAGGAGCTAACGGGTATGGGTATTACTGGTGGCGTCGCATCACCAATGGTCACCAGGCATATATCGCCAGCGGTGCAATGGGACAGATCATTACTATTATTCCGGATCTGGATATGGTGGTGGTCGCTAACTGCCTGTTGAATGGAGATAACCGCGGACGAGAAGAAATCCTGCGCATTCATCAATTTGTCAATCAAATCACAGCAAAGTAA
- a CDS encoding carboxylesterase/lipase family protein yields MAHQITSLILLLLLTCLRGLSQSTPLKLPARIRIEQGWISGAINASGDVHIYKGIPYAAPPIGNLRWKAPQPAPSWKGVRPCVAFGPNAMQPVPVPSGAYGKEILIPPDGPISEDCLYLNVWAPAKKANKKRPVLVIVHGGGFTGGSGSISLLDGEQMARKGLVVVSINYRLGVFGFLAHPALTAESPHHSSGNYGILDQIAAFEWIKKNISAFGGDPDNITADGGSAGSCSVLTIVASPLGKGLLRRVISESGPLFQPKECRELRAAEHEGLQTMQAKQARTLSQMRALSADSLLKGDHLRLPVVDNYLLTDHIRDLFAAGKQNDVDLLIGYNEGDQDMRGPAQSAQAFIRMAKGKYGLDADEFLRIYPASTDQQAAASQVAISRDRVFGWGNFLWAKAQSRQGQQKVWMYYFSRSVPAVPGKPEYGAFHGSQGAYVLDNLHRWNLLFTQWDKTLSERMSTYWVNFATSGNPNIAYSEASTQKKVNEQMPFWPPFSVAQTKVMEFGSEVKPINLPSMRAFRFFEVE; encoded by the coding sequence ATGGCTCATCAGATTACCTCACTTATTCTTCTATTGCTGCTCACCTGCCTGAGGGGCCTATCGCAATCAACGCCGCTAAAACTGCCTGCAAGAATCAGGATTGAACAGGGATGGATATCTGGTGCCATCAATGCGAGCGGCGATGTACATATATATAAAGGTATCCCTTATGCTGCCCCACCGATCGGGAACCTCCGGTGGAAAGCCCCGCAACCTGCCCCTTCCTGGAAAGGCGTTCGTCCCTGTGTGGCTTTCGGTCCCAATGCGATGCAGCCGGTGCCGGTGCCTTCGGGTGCATACGGTAAAGAAATATTAATTCCCCCAGATGGCCCTATCAGTGAAGATTGTCTGTACCTGAATGTATGGGCGCCGGCAAAAAAGGCCAATAAGAAACGACCTGTCCTCGTGATTGTACACGGGGGTGGTTTTACTGGCGGGTCAGGATCGATTTCCTTGTTGGATGGCGAGCAGATGGCACGCAAGGGGTTGGTGGTGGTGTCAATCAATTATCGCTTAGGCGTATTTGGATTTTTAGCGCATCCTGCCTTGACAGCCGAATCCCCCCATCACAGTTCCGGAAACTATGGCATATTGGACCAGATTGCTGCTTTTGAGTGGATAAAGAAAAATATTTCTGCTTTTGGAGGAGATCCTGATAATATCACCGCAGATGGCGGATCGGCCGGTTCATGCAGTGTGCTCACGATTGTAGCCTCTCCGCTAGGCAAAGGCTTGTTGCGACGTGTGATCTCTGAAAGTGGTCCGCTGTTCCAGCCGAAAGAGTGTAGGGAATTGCGCGCAGCAGAACATGAAGGCTTGCAAACCATGCAGGCAAAACAAGCCCGTACACTTTCACAAATGCGTGCCTTGTCGGCAGATTCATTACTCAAAGGAGATCATTTGCGTCTGCCGGTAGTGGATAATTATTTGCTGACCGATCATATCCGGGATTTGTTTGCAGCGGGAAAACAAAACGATGTCGACCTGCTGATTGGATACAATGAAGGGGACCAGGATATGCGGGGACCGGCGCAATCCGCACAAGCATTTATAAGAATGGCAAAAGGGAAATACGGTTTGGATGCAGATGAATTTTTACGAATTTACCCTGCCTCGACTGATCAGCAGGCAGCAGCCTCACAGGTTGCCATCTCGCGTGACCGCGTGTTTGGCTGGGGTAATTTTCTATGGGCAAAAGCACAATCCCGGCAGGGACAACAAAAAGTATGGATGTATTATTTCAGTCGTAGCGTACCTGCTGTACCCGGTAAACCGGAGTACGGTGCTTTTCATGGTAGTCAGGGTGCCTATGTGCTCGATAATCTGCACCGATGGAACCTGCTCTTTACGCAATGGGATAAAACCCTCAGCGAGAGGATGAGCACCTATTGGGTGAATTTTGCTACAAGCGGCAATCCCAATATTGCCTATAGTGAGGCATCAACTCAAAAAAAGGTCAATGAACAAATGCCTTTTTGGCCTCCTTTTTCAGTGGCCCAAACCAAGGTGATGGAGTTCGGCAGTGAAGTGAAACCGATTAACCTGCCTTCTATGCGGGCGTTCAGGTTTTTTGAAGTGGAATAA
- a CDS encoding GNAT family N-acetyltransferase, whose amino-acid sequence MKLLPIELEEAQNQHFTTTAECVRVLTIFSEHYKKVGFTKPWIAYFVSDDTNAIIGGGGYKGKPNDNQVEISYGTFKNYQGRGVGTEICRRLVELALQTDPLVKITARTLPDNYASITILKRNGFTCLGTVLDPEDGDVLEWEYNKYSA is encoded by the coding sequence ATGAAGCTACTACCAATAGAACTAGAGGAAGCTCAAAACCAACACTTCACTACTACTGCTGAATGCGTAAGGGTGCTGACAATATTTAGTGAGCATTACAAGAAAGTAGGGTTTACTAAACCTTGGATTGCCTATTTTGTGTCAGATGATACAAATGCAATCATAGGTGGAGGAGGCTATAAGGGCAAGCCCAATGACAACCAAGTGGAGATTTCCTACGGGACCTTTAAGAATTATCAAGGAAGAGGGGTAGGAACAGAAATTTGCAGACGATTAGTCGAATTAGCCCTGCAAACTGATCCATTAGTGAAGATCACCGCTCGAACATTGCCGGATAACTATGCTTCTATTACTATACTAAAAAGAAATGGGTTTACTTGTTTAGGAACTGTTCTTGACCCAGAGGATGGAGATGTGCTAGAATGGGAATACAACAAGTACAGCGCCTAA
- a CDS encoding TIGR03118 family protein: MLNKFLSRKKITWSVMAVWAMVLLASCDKIDDYFPRPGGSKGDLGNLKQINLVANKSIYKAKRVDPVLLNAWGLAFSITGAPWISAPGAGVTTIYDADGNAAHPALNIPSPSGPAGGLVTGQVANHVTASFLLSNGVGASFIFVGLDGILSAWNPAMKTNIEVVKNNVGQAAYTGLALSHGPDGSYLFAANVIKGTVDVFDWAFRPVTDRPFKDPNLPAGYLPFNIHAVEDYLLVTYSKVGPNGRPLKEVGNGIVNVFTRKGMLVKRFASEGKLNAPWGVAPVPASFFAAGKGQPAILIGNFGDGKINAYTPDGKFISQLKVNNKVVAIDGLWEITLPPAKSIIDQNRLYFTAGPSDEQDGLFGYLIK; encoded by the coding sequence ATGTTGAACAAATTTTTAAGCCGCAAAAAAATTACCTGGAGTGTAATGGCGGTATGGGCAATGGTTCTTTTAGCTTCCTGTGATAAGATCGATGACTACTTTCCCAGACCTGGTGGTTCTAAAGGGGATCTGGGCAACCTGAAACAGATCAATCTTGTGGCTAATAAAAGTATTTATAAGGCCAAGCGTGTGGATCCTGTATTATTAAATGCATGGGGTCTTGCATTCAGCATTACAGGCGCTCCGTGGATATCTGCTCCGGGCGCAGGCGTAACTACCATCTATGATGCAGACGGCAATGCGGCACATCCAGCGCTGAATATTCCTTCTCCTAGTGGACCTGCCGGCGGATTGGTAACTGGTCAAGTTGCCAATCACGTAACAGCCAGCTTTCTTCTTTCCAATGGTGTGGGGGCCAGTTTTATTTTTGTTGGACTTGATGGGATTCTTTCGGCATGGAATCCTGCCATGAAAACCAATATAGAAGTTGTAAAAAATAATGTAGGGCAGGCAGCTTACACAGGTCTTGCACTCAGCCATGGACCTGATGGCAGTTATCTTTTTGCGGCTAATGTTATCAAAGGAACGGTAGATGTATTCGATTGGGCCTTCAGGCCGGTTACCGATAGACCCTTTAAGGATCCAAATCTTCCTGCAGGGTATCTTCCATTCAATATTCATGCCGTGGAAGATTATTTATTGGTTACCTATTCTAAGGTTGGGCCCAATGGACGTCCGTTGAAGGAAGTAGGCAACGGTATTGTCAATGTATTTACCAGGAAAGGAATGCTTGTGAAGAGATTTGCATCCGAAGGGAAATTAAATGCCCCCTGGGGTGTAGCACCTGTACCTGCTTCATTTTTCGCAGCAGGTAAGGGTCAGCCAGCTATTCTGATTGGCAATTTTGGTGATGGTAAGATCAATGCCTATACACCAGATGGAAAATTCATCAGCCAGTTGAAAGTAAATAATAAGGTTGTTGCCATTGATGGACTTTGGGAGATTACCCTACCGCCTGCAAAGTCAATCATAGATCAAAACCGTTTGTATTTTACTGCCGGGCCCTCAGATGAACAAGATGGTTTGTTTGGATACCTGATAAAATAA
- a CDS encoding Uma2 family endonuclease — protein MGDAQKNNHYYSVEEYEAIVKNSKEGERYEYCDGEIIPFKDEYTTDDHNQIIQNTADSLKGHFYPKGCRVYTENVRLIVEEQTQFRLPDVMVTCSDRDKESKDAKRDPIIVVEVLSPSTSFTDLVEKVEAYKCIVSLQAYLIINPVKVWVRIYQRDAQGHWQQEADLESINQTIAIPSLQLNIPLARIYHFVF, from the coding sequence ATGGGAGATGCACAGAAAAATAATCATTATTATTCCGTTGAGGAATACGAAGCAATAGTCAAAAATTCCAAAGAAGGGGAGCGATACGAATATTGTGATGGCGAGATTATTCCATTTAAAGATGAATATACCACAGATGATCATAATCAAATCATCCAAAATACAGCTGATAGTCTAAAAGGTCATTTTTATCCCAAAGGCTGCAGAGTCTATACGGAAAATGTACGGTTAATTGTGGAGGAGCAAACTCAATTTCGGCTTCCGGATGTGATGGTGACCTGTTCGGATCGAGATAAAGAATCTAAGGATGCCAAACGTGATCCAATCATAGTAGTAGAAGTGCTTTCTCCATCTACCTCTTTTACTGACCTAGTTGAAAAAGTAGAAGCTTATAAATGCATTGTCTCTCTTCAAGCTTATCTGATCATTAACCCTGTAAAGGTTTGGGTAAGAATATATCAACGCGATGCACAAGGCCATTGGCAACAAGAAGCAGATTTAGAATCTATTAATCAAACCATAGCCATTCCATCATTGCAATTAAATATTCCTTTAGCTAGAATCTATCATTTTGTTTTTTAA